A single Argentina anserina chromosome 7, drPotAnse1.1, whole genome shotgun sequence DNA region contains:
- the LOC126802515 gene encoding CASP-like protein 5B2, with protein MKVFFGSPGNISGLLLRIGQCSFAAASIGVMVSAHGFYSSTAFCYLIASMGLEFLWSFGLACLDFHALRSKRSLQSPVLVSLFVVGDWVTATLSLAGACSSAGVTVLYSRDLGYCGKMLPCTRFQLGVAFAFISWFLLAVSSLVMFWLLGAV; from the exons ATGAAGGTGTTTTTTGGGAGTCCAGGAAACATAAGTGGGCTTCTACTCAGAATTGGTCAGTGTTCTTTTGCTGCTGCTTCAATTGGGGTCATGGTATCTGCTCATGGCTTCTACAGCTCTACTGCATTTTG CTATTTAATTGCATCTATGGGGCTTGAATTCCTTTGGAGTTTTGGACTTGCTTGTCTTGATTTTCATGCTTTGAGGTCAAAGAGGAGCTTGCAGAGTCCTGTTCTAGTGAGCTTATTTGTTGTTGGAGATTGG GTAACAGCTACGCTTTCACTGGCAGGTGCATGCTCATCGGCTGGGGTGACAGTTCTGTACTCGAGAGACTTGGGTTACTGCGGCAAGATGCTTCCATGCACCAGGTTCCAACTCGGGGTGGCTTTTGCTTTTATCTCATGGTTCCTCCTTGCTGTTTCCTCTCTTGTCATGTTTTGGCTGCTAGGTGCAGTGTAA
- the LOC126804099 gene encoding uncharacterized protein At2g39795, mitochondrial-like: protein MAFTSILRRSASSLAPLATRLVRGQRSYHAAVFTAINHSTLAARKPSLARQNPRYYSKADDSLLRVIDAEIQCAEETDDQEIEEVPSGFPFKIEDEPGYQTVKLTRTYQDEEIEVEVHMPDLVTGEGEDDDDADDDANQSSIPLVVSVSKGSDSPILEFSCNAYPDEIQIESLVVKNPGTAEDQIGYEGPDFHDLDENLQKSFHKYLEIRGIKPSTTNFLHEYMINKDSREYKNWLKKLKQFVQV from the exons ATGGCTTTCACTTCCATCCTCCGCAGATCGGCCTCATCTCTGGCCCCACTTGCCACCCGCCTCGTCCGCGGCCAACGGAGCTACCACGCCGCCGTCTTCACCGCCATAAACCACTCCACCCTCGCCGCCCGGAAGCCCTCTCTGGCTCGTCAAAACCCTCGGTACTATTCCAAGGCCGACGACAGCCTTCTCCGAGTCATCGACGCTGAGATTCAGTGCGCCGAGGAGACTGATGATCAGGAG ATTGAAGAGGTTCCGAGTGGTTTCCCTTTCAAGATAGAAGATGAGCCTGGATATCAGACAGTGAAGCTGACGAGAACGTATCAAGATGAAGAGATAGAAGTGGAAGTTCACATGCCTGATCTAGTTACCGGCGAGggtgaggatgatgatgatgcggATGATGATGCCAATCAATCGAGCATCCCATTGGTCGTGAGCGTCTCCAAGGGGAGTGATTCCCCTATTCTGGAGTTTAGCTGCAATGCCTACCCTGATGAGATTCAGATAGAGAGCTTGGTAGTTAAGAATCCCGGCACTGCTGAGGATCAGATCGGCTACGAGGGGCCTGACTTCCA TGATTTGGATGAGAATCTCCAGAAGTCCTTTCACAAGTACTTGGAGATTAGGGGAATCAAGCCCAGCACAACCAATTTCTTGCATGAGTACATGATCAACAAAGACAGCAGGGAATACAAGAACTGGCTGAAGAAACTTAAGCAATTTGTTCAAGTTTAA